GTGCCGGCCTCGGCGGTCTGGGCGTACTCGATCAGCCGCCGGCGTACCCCGGTGGTGCTGTTGTCGATATCGGGATGCCGCCACGGCCCGGTAGACCGGGTATTGCCGAAGGCGAGCAGATGAAGCTCTCTGGACACTCCGGCGACACTACGATCGCGACCGACCGCAGCCGAGGGTTGCGCTCAGCGCGAAGCTATCCCGGCGCGACTACTTCTTGGGCTTGTCCGCGGCTGCGTCGGTGGACAGCGCGGCGACGAACGCCTCCTGAGGAACATCCACGCGGCCGATGGTCTTCATGCGCTTCTTGCCCTCTTTCTGCTTCTCCAGCAGCTTGCGCTTACGGGTGATGTCACCGCCGTAGCACTTGGACAACACATCCTTGCGGATCGCGCGAATGTTCTCGCGGGCAATGATCTTCGATCCGATCGCGGCCTGCACCGGCACCTCGAACTGCTGGCGCGGGATGAGCTCCTTGAGCTTGGTGGTCATCTTGTTGCCGTAGGCCGACGCCGAATCCTTGTGCACGATCGCGCTGAACGCATCCACCGCCTCGCCCTGCAGCAGGATGTCGACCTTGACCAGATCGGCCATCTGCTCGCCGGCCTCTTCGTAGTCGAGGCTGGCGTAGCCGCGGGTGCGCGACTTCAGTGAGTCGAAGAAGTCGAAGATGATCTCGCCCAGCGGCATCGTGTAGCGCAGCTCGACGCGTTCGGGCGACAGGTAGTCCATGCCGCCGAGCTCACCGCGCCGGGACTGACACAGCTCCATGATGGTGCCGATGAACTCGCTGGGCGCGATCACGGTGGTCTTGACCACCGGCTCGTAAACCTCGCGGACCTTGCCCTCGGGCCAGTCCGACGGGTTGGTCACGACGATCTCGGATCCGTCGTCCTTGATGACCCGGTACACGACGTTCGGTGACGTCGAGATGAGGTCGAGATTGAACTCGCGCTCCAGACGTTCACGGGTGATCTCCATGTGCAGCAGGCCGAGGAAGCCGCAGCGGAACCCGAAGCCCAGCGCCACCGAGGTTTCGGGCTCGTAGGTCAGCGCGGCGTCGTTGAGCTGCAGCTTGTCCAAGGCGTCGCGCAGGTCCGGGTAGTCCGACCCGTCCACCGGGTACAGACCCGAGTAGACCATCGGCTTGGGTTCGCGATACCCGGTCAACGCCTCGGTGGCGCCCTTGCGCGCCGTCGTCACGGTGTCGCCGACCTTGGACTGGCGGACGTCCTTCACGCCGGTGATGAGGTAGCCCACCTCGCCGACGCCCAGGCCCTCCGAAGGTTTCGGTTCCGGCGACACGATGCCGACCTCGAGCAGTTCGTGCGTCGCGCCGGTGGACATCATCGCGATGCGTTCGCGTGGGGTGATCTTGCCGTCGACGACGCGGACGTAGGTGACCACACCGCGGTAGATGTCGTAGACCGAGTCGAAGATCATCGCCCGCGCGGGAGCGTCGGCGTTGCCGGTCGGCGCCGGCACCTGCCGGACCACCTCGTCGAGCAGCTCGGCCACTCCCTCACCCGTCTTGCCGGACACCCGCAGCACATCGGACGGCTCGCAGCCGATGATGTGCGCGAGCTCGCCGGCGTAGCGCTCCGGATCGGCGGCGGGCAGGTCGATCTTGTTGAGCACGGGGATGATCGTGAGATCCCGGTCGAGCGCCAGGTACAGGTTGGCCAGGGTCTGTGCCTCGATGCCCTGGGCGGCGTCGACCAGCAGCACCGCACCCTCACAGGCCTCCAGGGCGCGGGACACCTCGTAGGTGAAGTCGACGTGGCCGGGGGTGTCGATCAGGTGGAGGACGAACTGCTCCCCGTTGGCTTCCCAGGGCAACCGCACATTCTGCGCCTTGATGGTGATGCCGCGCTCACGCTCGATGTCCATCCGGTCCAGGTATTGCGCACGCATCGACCGGTCGTCGACGACGCCGGTGAGCTGCAGCATCCGGTCCGCCAGCGTCGATTTGCCATGGTCGATGTGGGCGATGATGCAGAAGTTCCTGATCTGCGCCGGCGCAGTGAACGTCTTGTCGGCGAAGCTGCTGATGGGAATCTCCTGGTGAGCGTGGGTGTCAAGCACGTGCTGTGCCCTCTCAGGGTATCGAGCAAGCACCGTCACGGCACAATCGCCGTCGACTCACTGACCTATGCTCGTCACCATGGCGTCGCAGTGGAAGGCGTTCCAACAGGTTCTCAAGGGCGTCATGGACGGCGCCGAGAACCTGGTGTTCAACGAGGCGCCGAAGTTCGTCCGCCAGTTACAGACCACCGACAACGTTCCGCGGACCGTGCAGCAGGGCATCCAGCAAGGGCTTCAGCAGGGCCTGCGCCTCGGCCTCGAGGTGCTCGCCGGCGGGACCGCCCCGCCGCAGCAGGCGCTGACCGCCGGCCGGCCGGTGTCGCAGCACAGCGTCCCCACCGCCCACCGCGCCCGCAAGATCGTCTACTCGCCCGACCTCGACGGGCAGGCCGATCCCGGTGAGATCGTCTGGACCTGGGTGGTCTACGAGGACGATCCGACGCAGGGCAAAGACCGCCCGGTCCTCGTGGTGGGACGCGATCGGCGCACCCTGCTCGGTCTGATGCTGTCGAGCCAGGATTACCACCGCGACGATCCGGAGTGGGTCGCCATCGGCACCGGAACCTGGGACTACGACGGCAGACCGAGCTGGGTCAGGCTGGACCGGGTGCTGGACGTACCCGAGGAAGGCATCCGCCGCGAGGGCGCGATCCTGGACCGCAGCCGGTTCGAAGCCGTCGCGATGAGGCTGCGCGCTCAGTACTCCTGGAGCTGACCGGCCACGCCGTCCGCCGGGCGGCCGGCTTCGAACCGCACGTACGGTCCGGCGGCGTCGACGGTGATCCGGCACCGCACCCCGTAGACCTCGGCCACCAGCTCCTCGGTCAGCACGTCGGCCGGGCGTCCGGCGGCCGCCACGGTGCCCCCCGACAGCACGACCACGTGGTCGCAGAACATCGCCGCGAGGTTGAGGTCGTGCAGAGCCACCACGCTGGTGACCTCCAGCCGGCGGATCAACGCCAGGATCTCGAGTTGGTGGGCGATGTCGAGATGGTTGGTCGGTTCATCGAGCAGGAGTTCGCTCGGTTCCTGGGCCAGAGCCCGTGCGATCTGCACCCGCTGACGCTCCCCGCCCGACAGCGTGTGCCACAGCCGGTCGGCCATGCCGGCGAGGCCGGTGGCCGACATCGCCGCGGTCACGGCAATGGTGTCGTCGCGGCCGCCGCCGAACACCGAGGCGTGCGGGATCCGGCCGAGCCGGACGATGTCGCGCACCGCGATGTCCAGATCGGTGTCTGCGTGCTGGCCGACCATCGCCACCCGGCGGGCCACCGCGCGCCGCGACATCGTGTGCAGCTCACGGCCGTCGAGCTGCACGGACCCCGAATCAGGCCGGTCGATGCCGGCCAACAGCCGCAGCAGCGACGACTTGCCGGATCCGTTGGGGCCCAGCAACCCGACGGTGCTGCCCGGTACCGGATCCACCGTCACCCCGTCCAGCACGACCCGTCCCGAACGCGTCCAGCACACCCCGGCAGCGCGCAGAGTCATCGACGTATCCCCCTGCGCCGCAACAGAATCAACGCGAACGCGGGGACACCGAGCAGCGCGGTGACCACACCGGTGGGCAGCTCCTGCGGGGCGAAGACCGTCCGGGCCAGCGTGTCCACCCAGACCATGAAGATCGCGCCGAGGATCACCGCGGTCGGCAACAGGCGCCGGTGCCCGGGCCCGACGACAAAGCGCGCGGCGTGCGGCAGCACGAGCCCGACGAATCCGATGGCCCCCGCCGCACTGACCAGCGCGGCGGTGACCAACGCGGTCATCACCAGCAGCACCATGCGCGCCCGGTTCACCGCGACCCCCAAGGTCGCGGCCGCATCCTGGCCGAATGCGAAGGCGTCGAGGGTGCGTGCCTGGGCCAGGCACACCACCAGTCCGACACCGACGACGACCGCGCAGGTGGACACGTCGGACCAGGACACCCCGGCCAGCGATCCCAACAGCCAGAACAGCACTCCCCTGGTCTGTTCGGCGTCGGCGGACGACAACACGACAAAGGACGTCAGCGCCGAGAACAGCTGCGTGCCGGCGACGCCGGCCAGTACCACCCGATCGGTCCCGCCGCCGGCGGCGTAGGCCAGCAGCAGCACCACCGCGAACGACAGCACCGCGCCGGCGAACGCGCCCCCGGACAGGCTCAGCGTGCCGGCACCGACGCCGAGCACCGCGACCAGGACGGCGCCGGTGGAGGCTCCCGACGAGACACCCAACACGAACGGGTCGGCCAGCGGATTGCGCAGCAGCGACTGCAGGATCGCCCCGCACAGCGCCAGCCCGGCACCACAGATCGCCGCCAGGACCACCCGCGGCAGGCGTAGTTGCCAGACGATGCTCTCCTGCAGCCGGGTCACCCCGGACGGCCCGGCGCCGAGGCGATCACCGACGATGCGATACACATCGCCCACCGACAGTGCGGCCGGCCCGATGGTGATGGCCACCGCGGCCGAGAGCACCAGCACGACGAGTCCGGCGATCCACAACCCGCCGAGCCAGCCGGTGCGTACCGTCACCGCGGTGAGCCGAAACCGAGCTCCCGCAAGCCCTTCGCCGCCTTCTCCACACCGTCCACGGTGCGGATCGACGGGTTGAGATCGGCCCCGTTCATCACGATGTACCGACGATGCCGCACGGCGGACAGGCCCCGGGTCAGCGGATTCGATTCCAGGAAATCGATTTTCGTGTCCAACGCGTCACCGTCGATCGTGCGGCGGCTCAGGTCACCGAGCACCAGCACATCCGGGTCACGGTCGGCTACGCTCTCCCAACTCACCTGCGGCCATTCGTCGGTGGTGTCGGCGAAGACGTTGCGCGCCCCGACCGCCCCGGCGATCGCGCCGGGAGATCCGCAGCAGCCGGCGAAGTAGGGCGCTCGGACGTCGGAGAACCAGAACGCCATGTCGACATCGGCACTCACCTCCCGGGCCGCGGCCATCCGTTGGCGCAACGTCGCGATGAGTCGATCACCGCGCTCGGTGACGTCGAAGATCCTTGCCAGGTCCCGGATCTCGGCATAAACCGCCTCCATGGTGAACGGGCTGCTGCGCGCGCCGTCGCCGTTCACCGAGGTCTTGCCCTCGCAGTCGCTGGGCGCCAGATAGGTCGGCACGCCCAGCTCGTCGAACTGATCGCGGTCGGCGACACCTCCGGGCCCGAGGGTGCCGCCGAAGGAAGCCGACACGAAATCGGGCTCGGTGTCGAGCACCGCCTCCAGCGACGGTTTGTTCACCGCCAGCCGTGGCACGCGGGCATTCTGGGTCTCGAGGTCGCTGCGGACCGGGTCGGTCCACGTCGCGGTGCCGACCATACGATCCGCCAAGCCCAGCGAGAGCAGAATTTCGGTGGAGCCCTGGTTCAACGAGACCGCGCGCTGCGGCGGCGCATCGATCACCACCTGTCTGCCGCAATTCTGCACGGTCAGTGGATATCCGGACGACGCACCGGGAACGGCGGCCGGACCCGTCGGGTGCGTGCATCCCGCCAACGACAACGCGGTCACCGCCGCGGCGAGCAGTCGGCCGGCCCAGTTCACTGGGCCAGCCCGAAGGCTTTGAGGCCGGCGGCCAGTTTCACCACCGCGTCGATCTCCCGGATCCCGGGATCGAGTTCAGATCCGGTCAGCACGACGTACCGCTTGGCGCGCACCGCGGACATGTTCCTCGTCACCGGATTCGACTCCAGGAACTTCACTTTCGAGTCCAGGGCGTCCCCGTCGACGCGTCTTCGGTTGAGGTCGGCCAACACCAGGACGTCCGGGTCGCGGTCGGCCAGCGCCTCCCAGCTGACCTCCGGCCAGTCCTCGCGGGCGTCGGCGAACACGTTGGTGACGCCGAGTTCGGTGGCGTACAGACCGGGGGCCGAGCAACAGCCGGCCAGATACGGCGTCCGCAGGCCCGAGAACCAGAACGCGACGCTGGTATCCGGCGCGACGGACGACGGTACGTCGTCGAGCCGCCGGAGGAGCCGGTCGAGCAGGTCCTGACCACGCTGTTGCACGTCGAAGATCTCGGCGAGCTCGCGGATCTCCCGATACAGCGTGTCAAGGGTCAGCGGTTCGGTGCGGGTGACGGTTTCACCGTCGACTCGAGCGCCCGTACACACCGAAGGCGATTGGTAGGTAGGGATTCCCAGCTGGGCGAACCGGCTGCGGTCGGCGACCACTGCGGGCGTGAAGGTGTGTGCGCTGGCCGAGGTGACCAGGTCCGGCTCGACGACGAGCACCGTCTCCAATCCTGGATCGTTGTCCGCGAGGCGAGGCACGGTGGCGTTGTCCGCCGCGAGCTCGGGAAGCACCGGATCGAACCACGTCGAGGTGCCGACCATCCGATCGGCCAGCCCGAGTGCCAGCATGATTTCGGTCGATGACTGGTACAGCGACACCGCCCGCCGCGGCGGACCGTCGAAAGTGACGTTCACACCGCAGTTCTCGATGGTGAGCGGGTAGCTGGTCGAGCGGGGCCCGGTGTCCTCACCGGATGTCCGGCCTGCCTCGGGGGCTCGATCCCCGCAGGCCACCGAGATCGACAACGTGACAGACAACAGGCACATCAGCACGGCGGATCTACGCACGCCAAGACTTCCTTCGATGCAGGGCTCGGTCGCGGAGCCGTCGACAATCGTTCCCCGCCACAGGTGATCGGACTCGAGGCAATGCCTCATACCGTTGCGCGTCAGTTCCGGTTTCGCACCGGATTCCCCTGTTGGTCGGCCTTCGCACTGTAACAGTCACGATGCGGCGCGATTGTCCGCACGCGGCCGGCAAGCCGATGCATCAAATCGGCGTCAGCGGGCATTCCTATGCCATGACCGCGCTACCACCCGACCCCGACCCGGCCGAGACACCCGATCTGGAACCCGGCGGCGGAGTGTCTCCCGGCGCCACACCGCCGGACTCGGCGCAGACCTCGGGGCTGGGCGAACCCGAACCGAGGCCCAGGCACAAGTACACCCCCAGCTCGGTGACCGCGATCATCGCGCTGGTGCTGCTGGTCGCGGTGTTCGTCGCGGCCGGCCTGCTGCTGATCATGCAGATGTCCGGCGTTTTCGATTAGCGTGGCCGATCTGCCCTAGCGCGGCGCGCGCCACATCGGCGTGAGCACCGGCCCGCCGTCGGGCAGCGGGATCTCCCCGGTGACCTCGAAGCCGAACCGCATGTAGTACGGAATGTTGTCGGGATTGCTCGATTCCAGGTAGGCCGGAGCATGCTCGGCGTCCACCCGGTCGAGCCGCGATTGCATCAGGGCATGCCCGAAACCGCCGCCGCGCACCGTCGGATCGCTGCCGATCACGGCCAGATACCAGTGCGGCTCCTCGGGATGATGCTCTTTCATCAGCTCGACCACCCGCTGCCCCTGCCCGAGGCTGCGGCCGAACGCCAGCAGCAGCGTCGGCAGCATGCGCAGCTCTTCACGGGGTGTCTGCTTCCAGCGGCCCGGCCCATCCCACAGCGCCGCCCCGCCGATCTCGCCGCCTCGGCTTGCCACCTCCGCACCGCCACCGGCCAGGAAATGATGGCGCGTGATCGCCGCGAACAACCGGGGCAGACCCTTGGCCCGGCGGGCGTCGTCGGCCAGGATCCAGGACATCACGGGGTCGTTCTGGAAGGCCCGGCCCAGCACCGCGGCCAGCTGCTTGACGTCGGATTTGGCGGGAGGACGGACATCGACGGCAGTCATCCGCCCACCTTCGCACACATGTCCCGTCACGAAACTACGGTTTTTCGCGCGATTCGGCGGAATTCGCGTGAACAACCGTAGTTTCGGCGGTCAGCGCCCCTGGGTGATGTAGGCCTGCAGTTGTTCCTGCTCGGCCTCAAGCTCTTCCATGCGGGTCTTGACGATGTCGCCGATGCTCACGATGCCGGCCAACCGGCCGCCGTCGAACACCGGGATGTGCCGCACCCGGTTCTCCGTCATCAGCGCACTGAGGTGGTCGACGGTGTCGCGGGGCGTACAGGTCGCCACCACCGTCGTCATGATCTCCGACACCGGCTGCGCCAACAGGCTGCTGCCCCGCTCGTGCAGTTTGCGCACCACATCACGTTCCGACACGATGCCGGCCAACCCATCGGGCCCCAACACCACCATGGCGCCGATGTTCAGCTCGGTCAGCCCGGCCAACAGTTCGGTCACCGTGGTCTCGGGCGAAATCGTCACCACCGCCGTGCCCTTGTTTTTCAGCACGTCCGCGATTCGCATCGGCAGCCTCCGATCGTGATCCACCTCACACCAGGCTAAGACGGCTCTCGTCAGGAAGAAAGGGGCCACGCGGACCCGACCGTCGCCTTTCCCGCGTGTCCCGGCGCCGCGACGGGTAGGAATGGAGCCATGATCGAGGTCACGCTGCTCGGCACCGGCAGCCCGATCCCCGACCCGCTGCGGGCCGGACCGTCGACCCTGGCACGCGCCGGTGACCAGACCTTTCTCATCGACTGCGGCCGTGGCGTCCTGCAGCGCCTGGCGGCCGTCGGGTTGGGCGCCAATCAACTCAGTGCACTGCTGCTGACCCATCTGCACAGTGATCACATCGCCGACCTCGGCGACGTGATCATCACCCGCTGGGTCAGTACGTTCGCCCCGGACGCGCCACCGCTGCCGATCATCGGCCCGCCGGGCACCGCCGAGGTGGTCGAAGCGACGCTGCGGGCTTTCGGGCACGACATCGGTTACCGCATCGCCCACCACGCCGACCTCACCGCGCCGCCGCCGGTGGAGGTGCACGAACACACCGACGGCGTGGTCTGGGATCACGGCGACGTGCACATCCGTGTGGCCCCCACCGATCATCGGCCGGTGACGCCCACCATCGGATTCCGCATCGAACACGGCGGAGCCTCGGTGGTGGCCGCGGGCGACACCGTGCCGTGTCCCAGCCTGGACGCGTTGGCTGCCGGCGCAGGAGCACTGGTGCACACGGTGATTCGCAAGGATCTCGTCGAACAGCTTCCGCTGCAACGGATCCGCGACATCTGCGACTACCACTCGTCGGTGCAGGAGGCGGCGGCCACCGCAACCAGGGCCGGCGTCGGGATCCTCATCCTCACCCACTACGTACCGGCGATCGCTCGGGGCACCGAAGACCAGTGGCGGGCACTGGCAGCCGCCGAATTCGACCGCCAGATCGAGCTCGGCGACGATCTGCACCGCGTCCAGGTGCATCCGGGGGTGTGCGTCAAGCCAGCCGGGTGACCTCGACCACCACGTCGAGATCGGTCGAGCCCTCGCCGGAGTAGATTCCCTTGAGCGGAGCCACATCCGAATAGTCCCGGCCCACGCCGACACTGACGTACTGTTCGTTGATCTCGGTGTCGTTGGTCGGGTCGTAGTGCCACCAGCCGCCGCTCCACGCCTGGATCCAGGCGTGGCTCTGGCCGTCGATGGTGTCGCCCACCACCGCCTCACGCGTCGGATGCAGATAACCCGACACATACCGGGCCGGGATCCCCATGGACCGCAACATGATCAGCGAGAGATGCGCGAAGTCCTGACACACCCCCTTGCCCTCACGCAACGCGTCCAGCCCTGAGGAGTGCACCCCGGTGGTGCCCGGCACATAGTCGAGCTCACTGCGCACCCACTGCGCCACGGCCATCACTGCCTCGAACGGATTGTGGTCCTTGGCGATCCGTCGGCCCACGCGCTCGATGCGCTTGCTGCGCGGGGTGTAATGGGTCGGGCTCAGCACCTCGTCGAACCGGTCGAACACGGCCTCGGTACCCAGGTCATCCCAGCCGACCAGCTCCTCGGGCTTCTCGGCGACATCGGTCTCGACCACCGAGGACCCCGAAACCTCCAACTCGGTGTGGGGGGCGTGCAGGTCGAACGCCGTCACCGCCGTGCCCCAGTAGTCGACATAGCGATATGACCTGGTGGCCGGGACGGTCTCGACCCGGTTCAGGATCACATTCTGACGCGAATCGGAACGCGGCGTCAGCCGAGCCTCGTTGAACGACGCGGTCACCGCCGACTTGTAGGCATACCCGGTCGAGTGCACCACCCGTAGCCGCCACATCTAGACTTCGCCCTCCTCGATCACAACCACGTCCCCGTGCCCGGCATCGGTCCACGCCACCCACGGCGCGGAGTGGAAGTACTGCAGCGCCAGCGCATCTCCGACGTCACGGCAGGTTTTCTGCAGCCCGGCCAGCCGGGCATCGAGGGATTCCAGCAGCGCGCCCGGTTGCAGGAATTCCAGCTCACTGCGGGCCCGGCCGAGCAGCCGCTGCGCCTCGGCGGTGGCACCCAGCCGGTTGTGCGGCCGGTTGAGCAGCTCGTCGAGACTGTGTTCGGCCAACCGCAGCGAATAGAAGACCGACCGCGGGAACAGCCGGTCCAGCAACATGAACTCCACGACCCGGCCGGCGTCCAGCACGCCCCGATAGGTGCGCAGGTAGGTGTCATGGGCCCCGGCCGAACGCAGCAACGTCACCCAGGCCGGCGACGACCCGCTGTCCCCCACCCGGGACAACAACAACCGGACGGTCATGTCGACGCGTTCGATCGCGCGGCCCAGCACCATGAACCGGTAGCCGTCGTCTCGGCTCAGCGTGGAGTCGGCCAGCCCGGCGAACATCGCCGCACGGCCCTCCACATACGACAGGAACTCGTGCGGGCCAAGCCGTTTGGCCGCCCTCTCCCGCTCGGCCAGCGCGTTGTAGGTGGTGTTGAGACACTCCCAGATCTCGGTCGAGGTGACCTCGCGGGCACCGCGGGCGTTCTCCCGGGCGGCCGAGATCGAGTCGACGATCGAATTGCCGTTGCTGTCCCGGCTGTACGCCACGATGTCGGTCAGCGACCACACGTCCAGGGGTCGATCGGGCGGCTCGATTCCGAGGACCCGCAGCAGCGTCCGGGACGCGATGTCCGGGTCGACACTGGAGTCCTCCAACAGCTGATGGACCGTGACGTCGAGAATGCGTGCCGTGTCGTCGGCCCGCTCGACATAGCGGCCGATCCAGTACAACGACTCCGCGTTGCGCGCCAGCATCTACCCCACCCCCTACTGCTGTTGCTGCGATGACGAACCATCAGGTGCGCCATCGCCTTTGGGCCCCTTGGCGGATTTGGGCAGGGATCGCACCACCTCGGCCGCGGCCAGCTCACGGTCGGCCACCGACGCCCGCGACGCCAGTACCCAGGTGTCCTTCGAGCCGCCGCCCTGACTGGAGTTCACCACCAGGGATCCCTCGGGCAACGCGACGCGGGTCAGCCCGCCCGGCAGCACCCAGACGTCGTTGCCGTCGTTCACCGCGAACGGACGCAGGTCCACGTGCCGGGGGGCCAGCTTGTTGTCGATCTGGGTGGGCACCGTGGACAGCTGCATCACCGGCTGGGCGATCCAACCGCGCGGGTCGTTGCGGATCTTCTTGGCGACCGCGGCCAACTCCTTGGCCGAGGCGTCCGGGCCGAACACGATGCCGTACCCGCCCGAGCCCTCGACCGGTTTGATCACGAGCTCGTCGATCCGGTCGAGCACTTCCTCCCGCTCGGAGTCCAGCCAGCAGCGGTAGGTGTCGACGTTGGCCAGCACGGGTTTCTCGCCGAGGTAGTACTCGATGATGGTCGGCACATAGGTGTAGACGAGCTTGTCGTCGCCGACCCCGTTGCCCACCGCGCTGGAGATCACCACGTTGCCGGCCCGGGCCGCGTTGAGCAGACCGGCCACCCCGAGCACCGAGTCGGGACGGAACTGCATCGGGTCCAGGAAGGCGTCGTCGATGCGGCGGTAGATGACGTCGACCTGGCGCTCCCCCTCGGTCGTGCGCATGTACACAGCGTTGTCGCGGCAGAACAGATCGCGGCCCTCGACCAGTTCGACCCCCATCTGCCGCGCCAGCAGCGAATGCTCGAAGTAGGCCGAGTTGTAGACGCCGGGCGTCAGCACCACGACCGTGGGATCGGCGACGTTGGTCGGCGCCGCGTTGCGCAGTGCCCGCAGCAGATGCGAGGAGTAGTCGCCGACCGCGCGCACCCGGTGGGTGGCGAACAGGTTCGGGAAGACGCGCGCCATGGTGCGCCGGTTCTCCATCACATAGGAGACTCCCGAGGGCGAGCGCAGGTTGTCCTCGAGCACCCGGAAGTCGCCCTTGTCGTCACGGATCAGGTCGATGCCCGCGACATGGATACGGACCCCGTTGGGCGGGACGATGCCTGCTGCTTCGCGGTGGAAGTGCTCGCACGAGGTCACCAGCCGGCGCGGGATCACGCCGTCGCGCAGGATCTCCTGCTCGCCGTAGATGTCGTCGAGGAACATCTCCAGCGCCTTGACCCGTTGGGTGATGCCGCGTTCCAGCCGGGACCACTCGGCCGCCGAGATCACCCGCGGCACCAGATCGAGCGGGAACGGCCGCTCCTGGCCCGACAGCGAGAACGTGATGCCCTGGTCGATGAACGCCCGGCCCAGCGCGTCCGAGCGCGAGCGCAGCTCCGAGGCGTCCGACGGAGCAAGCTCGGCGAAGATGCCCTTGTACGGTCCGCGCACGTTGCCTGAGGCGTCGAACATCTCGTCGAAAGCGTCCGAGTACCGGCCCAGCCGGTTGTAGCCGTCGAAGACGCCCTGATGTTTGGCGCGGCGCGGCGACGCAGCCCGCGGCCCGGCCGGGCCGGACCCGTTCGGCTCCACACCCTGCGCACCGACTGTTCTCAGGCTCACCCTCCTCATGCTGCACCACCCAACGGCATTTCGCCGGTTCAATGGCGCAGCTCGTTTCGGCAGGCCAAGGGCCGATTGACGTGGTATTAAGGTGGTCGAGAAGCCCTGCGCAGGGTGCCGCGCGGCCGAGGATTCACCGGCGCCGCTTTGGGAGTTCGGACGTCCCGCTGGTACCCTGAACAGTCGCTGCCCGCAGTGCGGGTGGGCGCACCCAGACTTCGGTAACCCCAGCTAGAGAATTACGAAGGAATTTTTACGTGGCCAACATCAAGTCGCAGGAAAAGCGCATCCGCACCAACGAGCGTCGTCGGCTGCGTAACCAGTCGGTGAAATCGTCGCTGCGTACGGCCGTCCGCGGCTTCCGCGAGGCCGTCGAGGCAGGCGAGAAGGACAAGGCCGCCGAGTTGCTGGTGTCGACCAGCCGCAAGCTCGACAAG
The genomic region above belongs to Mycolicibacterium sp. HK-90 and contains:
- the lepA gene encoding translation elongation factor 4, coding for MLDTHAHQEIPISSFADKTFTAPAQIRNFCIIAHIDHGKSTLADRMLQLTGVVDDRSMRAQYLDRMDIERERGITIKAQNVRLPWEANGEQFVLHLIDTPGHVDFTYEVSRALEACEGAVLLVDAAQGIEAQTLANLYLALDRDLTIIPVLNKIDLPAADPERYAGELAHIIGCEPSDVLRVSGKTGEGVAELLDEVVRQVPAPTGNADAPARAMIFDSVYDIYRGVVTYVRVVDGKITPRERIAMMSTGATHELLEVGIVSPEPKPSEGLGVGEVGYLITGVKDVRQSKVGDTVTTARKGATEALTGYREPKPMVYSGLYPVDGSDYPDLRDALDKLQLNDAALTYEPETSVALGFGFRCGFLGLLHMEITRERLEREFNLDLISTSPNVVYRVIKDDGSEIVVTNPSDWPEGKVREVYEPVVKTTVIAPSEFIGTIMELCQSRRGELGGMDYLSPERVELRYTMPLGEIIFDFFDSLKSRTRGYASLDYEEAGEQMADLVKVDILLQGEAVDAFSAIVHKDSASAYGNKMTTKLKELIPRQQFEVPVQAAIGSKIIARENIRAIRKDVLSKCYGGDITRKRKLLEKQKEGKKRMKTIGRVDVPQEAFVAALSTDAAADKPKK
- a CDS encoding type II toxin-antitoxin system PemK/MazF family toxin encodes the protein MASQWKAFQQVLKGVMDGAENLVFNEAPKFVRQLQTTDNVPRTVQQGIQQGLQQGLRLGLEVLAGGTAPPQQALTAGRPVSQHSVPTAHRARKIVYSPDLDGQADPGEIVWTWVVYEDDPTQGKDRPVLVVGRDRRTLLGLMLSSQDYHRDDPEWVAIGTGTWDYDGRPSWVRLDRVLDVPEEGIRREGAILDRSRFEAVAMRLRAQYSWS
- a CDS encoding ABC transporter ATP-binding protein, which codes for MTLRAAGVCWTRSGRVVLDGVTVDPVPGSTVGLLGPNGSGKSSLLRLLAGIDRPDSGSVQLDGRELHTMSRRAVARRVAMVGQHADTDLDIAVRDIVRLGRIPHASVFGGGRDDTIAVTAAMSATGLAGMADRLWHTLSGGERQRVQIARALAQEPSELLLDEPTNHLDIAHQLEILALIRRLEVTSVVALHDLNLAAMFCDHVVVLSGGTVAAAGRPADVLTEELVAEVYGVRCRITVDAAGPYVRFEAGRPADGVAGQLQEY
- a CDS encoding iron ABC transporter permease → MTVRTGWLGGLWIAGLVVLVLSAAVAITIGPAALSVGDVYRIVGDRLGAGPSGVTRLQESIVWQLRLPRVVLAAICGAGLALCGAILQSLLRNPLADPFVLGVSSGASTGAVLVAVLGVGAGTLSLSGGAFAGAVLSFAVVLLLAYAAGGGTDRVVLAGVAGTQLFSALTSFVVLSSADAEQTRGVLFWLLGSLAGVSWSDVSTCAVVVGVGLVVCLAQARTLDAFAFGQDAAATLGVAVNRARMVLLVMTALVTAALVSAAGAIGFVGLVLPHAARFVVGPGHRRLLPTAVILGAIFMVWVDTLARTVFAPQELPTGVVTALLGVPAFALILLRRRGIRR
- a CDS encoding ABC transporter substrate-binding protein is translated as MNWAGRLLAAAVTALSLAGCTHPTGPAAVPGASSGYPLTVQNCGRQVVIDAPPQRAVSLNQGSTEILLSLGLADRMVGTATWTDPVRSDLETQNARVPRLAVNKPSLEAVLDTEPDFVSASFGGTLGPGGVADRDQFDELGVPTYLAPSDCEGKTSVNGDGARSSPFTMEAVYAEIRDLARIFDVTERGDRLIATLRQRMAAAREVSADVDMAFWFSDVRAPYFAGCCGSPGAIAGAVGARNVFADTTDEWPQVSWESVADRDPDVLVLGDLSRRTIDGDALDTKIDFLESNPLTRGLSAVRHRRYIVMNGADLNPSIRTVDGVEKAAKGLRELGFGSPR
- a CDS encoding ABC transporter substrate-binding protein; translated protein: MRRSAVLMCLLSVTLSISVACGDRAPEAGRTSGEDTGPRSTSYPLTIENCGVNVTFDGPPRRAVSLYQSSTEIMLALGLADRMVGTSTWFDPVLPELAADNATVPRLADNDPGLETVLVVEPDLVTSASAHTFTPAVVADRSRFAQLGIPTYQSPSVCTGARVDGETVTRTEPLTLDTLYREIRELAEIFDVQQRGQDLLDRLLRRLDDVPSSVAPDTSVAFWFSGLRTPYLAGCCSAPGLYATELGVTNVFADAREDWPEVSWEALADRDPDVLVLADLNRRRVDGDALDSKVKFLESNPVTRNMSAVRAKRYVVLTGSELDPGIREIDAVVKLAAGLKAFGLAQ
- a CDS encoding DUF6480 family protein, producing the protein MTALPPDPDPAETPDLEPGGGVSPGATPPDSAQTSGLGEPEPRPRHKYTPSSVTAIIALVLLVAVFVAAGLLLIMQMSGVFD
- a CDS encoding GNAT family N-acetyltransferase — translated: MTAVDVRPPAKSDVKQLAAVLGRAFQNDPVMSWILADDARRAKGLPRLFAAITRHHFLAGGGAEVASRGGEIGGAALWDGPGRWKQTPREELRMLPTLLLAFGRSLGQGQRVVELMKEHHPEEPHWYLAVIGSDPTVRGGGFGHALMQSRLDRVDAEHAPAYLESSNPDNIPYYMRFGFEVTGEIPLPDGGPVLTPMWRAPR